A region of bacterium DNA encodes the following proteins:
- a CDS encoding MFS transporter, which produces MADLAPAAGPPRPAGPLAPFTSRSFLACWTMGGLSSSANWMLTLAVPVLVWELSESVTLVGTAAAVANLPSFVGSPLGGVWADRYSKRVVLLVALAAQVLLALLLVQASQDPELTIPRLFSLTAANGLASSINLSAYQALVADIVPEHAVRPAYRLNAIQFNASRAIGPAVAGWVLATWDAPAAFLVNAFAHLPLFLVLCLIRPRPVPRAEATNVFVEIVAAARVTWRSPALRHSLITIAMSSAFGMSVQQLAKGLTERVFFVDDAGLGLLVASIGIFAVLASVSLAYVGERFRGSVLVRAGLVLYGGGLFVVAATGDFRVALAGFAITGVAHVLVNISVTMAIQSHVPDAYRGRVTSLQLMTIILSMAAGAQLGGVLGDLLGLPFVVAGYGTALVGFATVGHWSMGRLHALD; this is translated from the coding sequence CTGGCAGATCTAGCTCCGGCCGCCGGCCCGCCGCGACCTGCTGGACCGCTCGCTCCCTTCACCTCGAGGTCCTTCCTCGCCTGCTGGACGATGGGGGGTCTCTCCTCGTCCGCGAACTGGATGCTCACCCTCGCGGTGCCCGTCCTGGTCTGGGAGCTCAGCGAGTCGGTCACCCTCGTCGGCACCGCCGCGGCCGTCGCGAACCTGCCCTCGTTCGTGGGATCGCCGCTGGGCGGCGTCTGGGCCGACCGCTATTCGAAGCGCGTCGTGCTCCTCGTCGCACTCGCGGCACAGGTCCTGCTCGCGCTCCTGCTGGTGCAGGCGAGCCAGGACCCGGAGCTCACGATCCCGCGCCTCTTCTCGCTGACCGCCGCCAACGGCCTCGCCTCCTCGATCAACCTCTCCGCCTATCAGGCGCTGGTCGCCGACATCGTCCCCGAGCACGCGGTCCGACCCGCCTACCGATTGAACGCCATCCAGTTCAACGCCTCCCGCGCGATCGGCCCCGCGGTCGCCGGCTGGGTCCTCGCCACCTGGGACGCGCCAGCGGCCTTCCTCGTGAACGCCTTCGCCCACCTCCCGCTCTTCCTCGTGCTCTGCCTGATCCGGCCTCGCCCCGTCCCGCGGGCGGAGGCCACGAACGTCTTCGTGGAGATCGTCGCGGCGGCGCGGGTCACCTGGCGGAGCCCTGCCCTGCGCCACTCCCTCATCACGATCGCCATGAGCTCCGCCTTCGGCATGAGCGTTCAGCAGCTGGCAAAGGGGCTGACCGAGCGGGTCTTCTTCGTGGACGACGCCGGACTCGGCCTGCTCGTCGCCTCGATCGGGATCTTCGCGGTCCTCGCGAGCGTCAGCCTCGCCTACGTGGGGGAGCGATTCCGCGGATCCGTCCTCGTGCGCGCCGGCCTCGTCCTCTACGGCGGCGGGCTCTTCGTCGTCGCGGCGACCGGCGACTTCCGGGTCGCGCTGGCCGGCTTCGCGATCACGGGCGTTGCCCACGTCCTCGTGAACATCTCGGTCACGATGGCGATCCAGAGCCACGTGCCCGACGCCTACCGCGGTCGGGTCACCTCGCTCCAGCTGATGACGATCATCCTCTCCATGGCCGCCGGCGCCCAGCTCGGCGGCGTGCTCGGCGACCTGCTCGGTCTGCCCTTCGTCGTGGCCGGCTACGGGACGGCGCTCGTCGGCTTCGCCACCGTCGGGCATTGGTCGATGGGCCGCCTCCACGCCCTCGACTGA
- a CDS encoding 2-oxoacid:ferredoxin oxidoreductase subunit beta: MAADAAVKVSRKDFVSDQDVRWCPGCGDYSILANVQRVMPELGVPRENVVFVSGIGCSSRFPYYMNTYGFHTIHGRAPAFATGIKASNPDLSVWIVTGDGDGLSIGGNHLLHTIRRNVNTQILLFNNKIYGLTKGQYSPTSDIGTKTKSTPQGAIDHPIDPISFALGCGATFIARTIDVDAKHMQQVLKRAHEHKGTAFVEILQNCPVFNDGIWDELQDRKTRAQSSLVLEHGEPLVFGPPGEKKGIAFSSGIPSVIDLADDDDPVAKGVVVHDEQAPAASYAGVLATLQRPDFPLPVGVLRAVEKPTYEDDLQAQVDSAIAERGKGDLKALLHSGDTWQI; encoded by the coding sequence ATGGCAGCCGACGCGGCGGTCAAGGTTTCCCGCAAGGATTTCGTCTCGGACCAGGACGTCCGCTGGTGCCCCGGGTGCGGGGACTACTCGATCCTCGCCAACGTCCAGCGCGTGATGCCCGAGCTCGGGGTCCCGCGTGAAAACGTCGTCTTCGTCTCCGGAATCGGCTGCTCGAGCCGCTTCCCCTACTACATGAACACCTACGGCTTCCACACGATCCATGGCCGCGCGCCCGCCTTCGCGACGGGGATCAAGGCGAGCAACCCGGACCTCTCGGTCTGGATCGTGACCGGTGACGGCGACGGCCTGTCGATCGGCGGCAACCACCTGCTCCATACGATCCGCCGCAACGTGAACACGCAGATCCTGCTCTTCAACAACAAGATCTACGGCCTCACGAAGGGCCAGTACTCCCCGACCTCCGACATCGGGACGAAGACGAAGTCGACGCCCCAGGGCGCGATCGACCACCCGATCGATCCGATCAGCTTCGCCCTCGGCTGCGGCGCGACGTTCATCGCGCGCACGATCGACGTCGACGCGAAGCACATGCAGCAGGTCCTGAAGCGCGCCCACGAGCACAAGGGCACGGCCTTCGTCGAGATCCTGCAGAACTGCCCCGTCTTCAACGACGGCATCTGGGACGAGCTCCAGGATCGCAAGACCCGCGCGCAGTCCTCCCTCGTGCTCGAGCACGGCGAGCCGCTCGTCTTCGGCCCGCCCGGCGAGAAGAAGGGCATCGCCTTCAGCAGCGGCATTCCGAGCGTGATCGACCTCGCCGACGACGACGATCCGGTCGCGAAGGGCGTGGTCGTCCACGACGAGCAGGCTCCGGCCGCCTCCTACGCGGGGGTCCTCGCGACGCTCCAGCGCCCGGACTTCCCGCTCCCGGTGGGCGTCCTCCGGGCCGTCGAGAAGCCGACCTACGAAGACGATCTCCAGGCCCAGGTCGACTCCGCGATCGCGGAGCGGGGCAAGGGCGACCTGAAGGCGCTGCTGCACTCGGGCGACACCTGGCAGATCTAG
- a CDS encoding 2-oxoacid:acceptor oxidoreductase subunit alpha, which produces MPATDSAPHKNSEQLESVAIRFAGDSGDGMQLTGTKFTDETALAGNDLSTFPDFPAEIRAPAGTMAGVSGFQIHFSSRDIHTPADRPDVLIAFNPAALRANVDDVRPGGTVIINIDSFNEKALKRAGYEGDPLPDLRERYNLVEIPFTTLNREALQGLDLSSRDIDRCKNFFALGVLCWLYGRPMDATERWLAGKFKDQVLEGNIRTLRAGYAFGETTELFPTSFIVPSAKIESGTYRNITGNQALAWGLVAAGVQMDREVFLGAYPITPASDVLHEVARFRHFGVKTFQAEDEIAAVSSTIGAAFAGNLAVTVSSGPGFILKQEALGLAVMTELPLVAINVQRAGPSTGSPTKTEQGDLLAALYGRHSQSPLPIIAASTPGDCFHTALEAFRIAVKYMTPVVILSDGYIANSAEPWLIPDVDSLERTEIQFANPIDIGEFLPYSRDPETGARPWAIPGTPGLEHRIGGLTKADGSGNVSYEADNHGKMIQLRKDKIEGIAADLPPVEVDGPDSGELLVVGWGGTKGSITAACERAREQGMSVSQIHLRHLNPFPSNLGEVLGRFSKVLLPELSDGHLAMLLRSKYLVDVQMLNKIEGQPFKISELMDAITELYNR; this is translated from the coding sequence GTGCCTGCAACCGACTCCGCGCCTCACAAGAACTCCGAACAGCTCGAGAGCGTCGCCATCCGATTCGCCGGAGACTCCGGCGACGGCATGCAGCTCACCGGAACGAAGTTCACCGACGAGACCGCCCTCGCCGGCAACGATCTGTCGACGTTCCCCGACTTCCCCGCAGAGATCCGCGCGCCCGCCGGAACGATGGCGGGGGTCTCCGGCTTCCAGATCCACTTCTCGAGCCGGGACATCCACACGCCGGCGGATCGCCCCGACGTACTGATCGCGTTCAATCCCGCGGCGCTTCGCGCCAACGTCGACGACGTGCGTCCGGGCGGGACGGTGATCATCAACATCGACTCGTTCAACGAGAAGGCGCTGAAGCGCGCAGGCTACGAGGGGGACCCGCTCCCGGATCTTCGCGAGCGATACAACCTCGTCGAGATCCCCTTCACGACGCTCAACCGTGAGGCACTCCAGGGCCTCGACCTGTCGTCCCGCGACATCGACCGCTGCAAGAACTTCTTCGCGCTGGGCGTGCTCTGCTGGCTCTACGGACGCCCGATGGATGCGACCGAGCGCTGGCTCGCCGGCAAGTTCAAGGACCAGGTCCTCGAGGGCAACATCCGGACGCTCCGCGCCGGCTACGCCTTCGGCGAGACCACCGAGCTCTTCCCGACCTCGTTCATCGTCCCGTCGGCGAAGATCGAGAGCGGGACCTACCGGAACATCACGGGCAACCAGGCGCTGGCCTGGGGCCTGGTGGCCGCCGGCGTCCAGATGGACCGCGAAGTCTTCCTCGGCGCCTACCCGATCACCCCGGCCAGCGACGTGCTCCACGAGGTCGCGCGCTTCCGCCACTTCGGCGTGAAGACCTTCCAGGCCGAGGACGAGATCGCGGCGGTCTCGTCGACGATCGGCGCCGCCTTCGCTGGCAACCTCGCGGTCACGGTCTCGAGCGGTCCCGGCTTCATCCTGAAGCAGGAGGCCCTCGGCCTCGCGGTGATGACGGAGCTCCCGCTGGTGGCGATCAACGTCCAGCGCGCCGGTCCCTCGACCGGCTCGCCGACGAAGACCGAACAGGGCGACCTCCTGGCGGCCCTCTACGGCCGACACTCCCAGAGTCCGCTGCCGATCATCGCGGCGTCCACGCCCGGCGACTGCTTCCACACCGCCCTCGAGGCGTTCCGGATCGCGGTCAAGTACATGACGCCGGTCGTCATCCTCTCGGACGGCTACATCGCCAACTCGGCGGAGCCCTGGCTGATCCCCGACGTCGACTCGCTCGAGCGGACGGAGATCCAGTTCGCCAACCCGATCGACATCGGTGAGTTCCTGCCCTACTCGCGCGACCCGGAGACCGGCGCGCGGCCGTGGGCGATCCCGGGAACGCCGGGCCTCGAACACCGGATCGGGGGTCTGACCAAGGCCGACGGCTCGGGCAACGTCAGCTACGAGGCGGACAACCACGGCAAGATGATCCAGCTCCGCAAGGACAAGATCGAAGGCATCGCGGCGGACCTCCCGCCGGTCGAGGTGGACGGCCCCGACAGCGGCGAGCTCCTCGTCGTCGGCTGGGGCGGCACCAAGGGCTCGATCACCGCCGCCTGCGAGAGAGCTCGGGAACAGGGCATGTCGGTCTCGCAGATCCATCTGCGCCACCTGAACCCCTTCCCGAGCAACCTCGGCGAGGTCCTCGGTCGCTTCAGCAAGGTGCTGCTGCCGGAGCTCTCCGACGGCCATCTCGCGATGCTGCTCCGCAGCAAGTACCTGGTCGACGTCCAGATGCTCAACAAGATCGAAGGCCAGCCCTTCAAGATCTCCGAGCTGATGGACGCGATCACCGAGCTCTACAACCGCTAG
- a CDS encoding tetratricopeptide repeat protein, with product MQDRTPSTSTVARRATMLVLGCLSMAVTAGCVTTTTPAEGPDLYQVTEAEAKRDLGVDYLSTNRTGMAIRELMRSLELSDRDPKTHLWLGEAFRRKGQTEVAENYLRDAIKLSDRLRDDETKQQAQLNLSALLSQLGRYEESLEYCEALAADPTISTPWRPLSNCGWALMKLGRLDEARSKFQEALSFFPRFGPALLNLGILEAKQGHTVAAIRSLQKALDSGRLNASGHAEANYRLGELFVGLGRREKAVDHFKAAAKIAPDDDWGSQSQAYLDLLR from the coding sequence ATGCAGGACCGAACTCCGTCGACGTCGACCGTCGCGCGTCGCGCGACGATGCTCGTGCTCGGATGTCTCTCGATGGCCGTGACCGCGGGCTGCGTCACGACGACCACCCCGGCCGAGGGTCCCGATCTCTACCAGGTGACCGAGGCCGAAGCGAAGCGCGATCTCGGCGTGGACTACCTGTCGACGAATCGCACGGGCATGGCGATTCGCGAGCTGATGCGCTCGCTCGAGCTCAGCGATCGCGATCCGAAGACGCACCTCTGGCTCGGCGAGGCCTTCCGCCGCAAGGGGCAGACCGAGGTCGCGGAGAACTACCTGCGCGACGCCATCAAGCTGTCGGACCGTCTCCGGGACGACGAGACCAAGCAGCAGGCCCAGCTGAACCTGTCGGCGCTGCTCTCCCAGCTCGGTCGCTACGAAGAGTCGCTCGAGTATTGCGAGGCGCTCGCCGCCGATCCGACGATCTCTACGCCCTGGCGACCGCTCTCGAACTGCGGCTGGGCGCTCATGAAGCTCGGCCGCCTCGACGAGGCCCGCTCGAAGTTCCAGGAAGCGCTCTCCTTCTTCCCGCGGTTCGGCCCGGCGCTCCTCAACCTCGGCATCCTCGAGGCGAAGCAGGGGCACACGGTGGCGGCGATCCGTTCCCTCCAGAAGGCGCTCGACTCCGGGCGTCTCAACGCATCCGGTCACGCGGAGGCGAACTACCGACTCGGCGAGCTCTTCGTCGGGCTCGGGCGGAGAGAGAAGGCCGTCGATCACTTCAAGGCGGCGGCCAAGATCGCGCCGGACGACGACTGGGGCTCGCAGTCCCAGGCCTACCTCGATCTGCTGCGCTGA